The genomic region GGGAACCAAACTGAAAGGCTGAGGCCTTGAACCGCCCCCTGCCCAACTCAGTTTCCCACATCCCCTTCCACCTGTGTCGGTGGCAGTGTCAGAGTGACGTGGTAGGTCTCCATGGAGACGGCAGCGGGGGACTGCTGGGTCACGGAGACTGGGAACATCACCTCCTCAGCAGAGAGCTGGCAATGCAGCACCTGAGACAAGCGAAGCACGGAGGCCAGGAGGGTCAGGCATGGAGGAAGGTGCCCAACCTTGCTTTGCGCTGCCCTTTAGAGAGCCCTCCCCACTGGGTTTTCCTTGGGACTTCACCCTTCTGGGGTCACAGGCCCATAGAAGAATTAAAGTCAAAGACTCCTCTCTCCAGAAAAATgcagatatacacacacatgtgctatATTTCGCATGCAACTTTAATGGGATTCTCAGACCTCCTGAAGCCAATCCTTGCATTCCTAAGGCATTCACAGACTTCAGGCCAAGAACCCTCAGACTAAAGGGAACTCTTGGGACCAGCCCCCCAGTGCCCGGCAGCCCCTTACCATGGTGCGCTCTGATTGGTCTACGCAGGTCACATGACTAATGCTGGCTCTGGGTGGGAGTTGGGGCACCTCCTCAAAGGCGATTTGGATGGAACTCTGAGGGAGTAAGTAATGTGGACACAGGGTCAGGTCTCTGGAGCTGCCCCCCACAGGGCTGGCCTGCTGGGTTGCTGGCTGGGTCCCGACACTGCGGAGTCCTCAGCTGCAGGCTGGCTTCTGGCCCCTTCTTGGCTCAGGGTTTTAGGACAGGGAGTGTTCCCCTTGAACCACACCTCTCCGGGGCCTACAGTTGCTAGGAAGGATGGAGGAGCACCTCAAAGACCAGATCACCTTGAGCTGAAGACCCTAGATTCCTCCTGGAATACTAGgagcctccctcttctcctcccaccTTTCTCTTCAACCCTCAACCTACCCCCAAAGAAAGGTGCGcaccggaaaaaaaaaaataataaaggtgttCGTTGCTACCTACGTATAATGAGGGAGAGAGTGACTCGGCTGAGCTAAAGGTAAAAGCAATAGGGCCACTTATTCAAGATAAGAGCTGGAGAAATGAGGCTAAGCCTACGTCTACATACACAGGATGCAGAGGCTCAAGAGTATGACCCTATCTATATTCTTGGGGTTGAGGACTAGCTCCACATGGGCGTGGGGAACTTTACCAGAGGCACTGGCAAGAAAAGCAAGCTCAGAGAGCTCAAGCTTCCAGAGGCCTGGCTAATTCCCCAAGGCAGACAGCAGGGTGGTATTAGGCAGCAGAAAGCTGCTTAGCTTGGGTCTTGAAAGAGCTTCCTGATTCTTACACAGCAGTGGAAACAGCCTACTGCAGTCCTATCCAGAAAGCAGGATGGGAAGGAGAACTGAGGAAGGGGCACCCACTGAGCTGGCAGCCCTTCCTCGGGTCTTGGGATGGGAGGAAACAGAGCCACAGGGCCCGTGTGCCTGGCACACCAGAGAACACCAACTTCTCTGCGCCTGTAGCTGGCTTGTTTGAAGGCCAGGCccagggagatggggagatggaTGCTAGGAACCCcaatctccccaccccctgcaaggGAGGCCAATGTCCAGCTGAGTCAGCTGTCCTGGGGAGTCTCTCCTGACCAAGGGACAAGGTACAGGGAGAAGTGGGTGGAGGCATGAGTTCAAGATGTAGACTTAACAGATGCCATCTGGCTTTCTGCTGGCTAGCTGGACAGAGGAGACTGAGCAACTTCTTACGTGGCCACTTTTGTTTCCAGGCATCTGGGGAGCTAGTGGAGCAAAGCCCTAGTGGGAGCTGGAAATGGAGAACCTTCTGGGTAGGGGGCTGATGGGCTGTGAGAGTGAAGACAGAATACTGGGCCGGGATGGGAGAGGGCCCCATGACACGGAGGCCTCTACCTCCCACCCCAACTCAGTCTTATGACCACGCTTCCTGCCCTACTTCCTGGGAGACCAGATGCCCATGGTGCAATGGGAGGAAGTAGGCTGGGCTGGTTTGTGACTGACCCTCAAGAGGCAGTTCCAGACTCATCTACTGAGAGGGGCATGGACTGTCAATCTGCTCTCCACCTTAACACCTTTTCCTCAATATATACACTGCAGGTCAGCAAAAAGAAGGGTGTGTTAGACTGTATCAGTGAAATTACTAAGGGCCTGGGGGGGCGGTGTATATTTCAGGCTCCTTGGGGATCTATCTGCCTGATCAAACCAGGGATTTGGGGCATGAAATGTTAACTGGGTGTGGTGGCATGAGGACCCCGCAAATTTCTTCTGCAGGTGCACCTGTTTCCCTTCTATCCTTGCTCCCCGACACAACCAGCACGCAGGCTACACGGAAGTGCCCTCGGGCCCAGGGATTAGCGTTGCTATGAAAACAGCAACTTGTGCTTGGGTTTGCAGCCAGAGAGTACCTTGACCACAGAATAGAGGATCTGGGACATAGCTAGATTTCTGCAACCTCCAGCCTCACCTGCACCCTTTTCTGTGATcccagaggggaagagaagccagTAGGGTTCTCCAGTtgatccccacccccatctggcCCTCCAGGCAAGAGcagtccctccctccccgccctggAAGGAAAGGCTGAGGgaaccacctaggtgctcctgTCCAACTCACCCCGTCCCTGCAGGCCTGCTCGTTCAGCGCTCGCACCCAAGCCCGTTGCCAGTTCTCTCGGAAAGACTTGAAGGCGAAGAGCGACGCCAGGAGGCCCCGGACGCCTGGCTCCTCGGGGGCACCAGCCCGAGTCGGCCGCAGCCGCAGCAGCGAGCGCCACACGCCCAGCTCCCGAAGGGAGCCCGCGGGCTCGGCAGCTAAGGCGGgtcccggcccccggcccccgcggGCCCGTGCCAGCCACAAGCCCCGGGCATACTGTAGCAGCCAGCCAAACACCGTGAGCAGCGAGGCGGCGAAGAGGATCAGCAGGGCCGCCCAGCCCACGTCCTGCTGCCCCCAGCCCGGATCCATGCTCCGCACGGGCTCCGGTCCGGGCCCCGGCACGGGCTCAGCCGCTGCCCCGGGGGAGCATGGCCCGGGCGGgccgcggggcgggggcgggctcCCCCGGGGCTGAGAGCGCGGGCTTGGGGGCTCTGCGGGGATGGGTGTCCGGAACTAGTGGATGCCACAGATCGATGAGAGGAGTCCTGGGGGCTCGCAGCGCCGGGGTCCCTCTCTGCGTGATCCGGGTCCCTCCTCAGTTGGTCCGGCAGTCCGACCTGGGTTAGTCGCCTGCCAGCGCCCGACTCCTCCCACGGCGTGGGCCCTTCTGGACCCGGGCGGGGACTCTTCTGCAGAGACGTGGGGGCTCGCGGACCGGCACCGGCTCCGGAAGGGCTGCGTGCGCAAAGCCGACATTGACAACACGGccggcgccccgcccccacccgccctTAAAGGAGCCGCACCCGCGCTGGGCGGGGCTTGGCGAGCCCGGCGCCCAAGCGCTTAGAGGAGGGCGGGAGGACTACGCCGAGGGGAGGAGGTTCCGGGGTTGAAAATAGGCGGGATCTTTGACCACCCCGCCCCATACTGAAAAAGGGGTACTCCCTTTCCCCCCGAGCTCACAGCAAGAGCAACTTCGCTCACTTGAGGTATCTCCTCTGATTTCCCTTACGCACTTAGATTTCTATAGTTTGGACGCATGTGGGGTTAAGGACATGACCTCCGTGGATGGCGTCGGCTCCTTCTCCCAACACCCCTAGGCGCAGCAGCTTCTTTGGTTCCCATTTCTTGGCCTGAGCTAGGCCCTGGGTGAGTAAATAGGTGCAGAGCATCCCTCCTACATAGAAGTGCCTGGCGGAGGTCCAGGAGACGCCGACCAGAAAGCACTTGAACCTAGTAGAGTCTGAGAATAGAACATGGAATATTAAtctccctccaccaccaccacctcccttcTCCTAGCACCTAGGACCCAGGAACACCGTATTAACCTCCTTGCTCGCGTGGGTTTGTTCTGGAGATATTTCCCAAGCTTGGGGctgcttctgtttttaaaaataatatatttccatAGTAACAGCTCTTGCCCATGGAGCACGTGTAGAAGAGGTGGTAATGAGAAGGGAGCTGGCAGCGTAGCACTGGACTATCAATAGATTCAGCCAAAACATGTGATGCCATCCAAATATGTGATACCCCAacaagtgcacacacatacaaaatgatGCTATAGGTACACTCTGGCCTCAGGATCGATCCCTTTTCCTGGATTTAAGGGAGTAGATTCCATCCGTATGGGACAGGAGCTTGTCATTTCCttctggagggagaggaaggaaactcTCGCAACAGAATTAAAAGGAAGCCCCATTCCCCAAGAGGCCCTTCTCCATGTACATATGGCAAAGTGTTCAGCACACAGGGTAACAGGGTAGGTATTAATCTCCCTCCCAAATCCAGTCAGTAGTCCAAAGAAGGAGTATCTGGGAATAAACAATGCCTTCTAAAGTGCAGGGCTGCAGAGTTAGGCAGAATCTGGCAGGTCAGCAACAGGGTTCCTGAGCCAGAGGAGGTGGTGGGGTAGCCTGGGATGCTGGGAATTCACTGTAAGAAATGATGGGGGGATGGTTGGTAATGGACTAACCTTGCTGTCGTCCTGCCCATGCATGCATCATCACTGgacaccaaaaataatgaaagattcctagaatgtgttttttttttttaagtttattaaatttttaatttttatttaatttttattttttttagtaatcactcaacgtgaggctcaaactcatgcccTCAAgataagagtcgcatgctcttcggcttgagccagccaggtgcccctagaatgttTCTAATCATTAGGTGAGGAAAAGACATgaaatgaagggaagaaagaatcccaggcaggctctgcacggccagtgcagagcccaaagtggggctcgaactcacgaactgtaagaccatgacccaagccaaaatcaagagttggccgcttaaccgactgagccaccaggcgcccctatcatttaaaaaagtctaacagaaaatattccattatgcatGTCAACACTAAGAATTTCTATACTGTTTCCATCTTTTGAAAACTcattttggggcccctgggtggctcagttggttaagcgtccgacttcagctcaggtcatgatctcgcagtctgtgggttcaagccctgcgtcggggtctgtgctgacagctcagagcccggagcctgtttcagattctgtgtctccccctctctctctgaccctccctaattcaagctctgtctctctctgtctcaaaaataaataaacgttaaaaaaatttttttaaagaaaactcatttCATCTCAATGGAATGGGAGATCTTGAGGCTTGCTTTCAGCTAACAACTTTTGATATACTGATAGGggagagatgggaagaaaaggaaaacgtACCTCAGCTGCCTGGAAAGAGCCTGGATCCTGCAAGTGTCATTGCCCAGACTATCCAAAGCTGTCTCATGGACTTTGTAGGCACTATAAAACATTTTTGGGACAGGCTTTGACAGGGAATCAGACTTAACAATAGATTGGCCTTGCTCACTGGGAGGTGCTCAGGGCTCCCTAGTAGGAGACATGCATCTGAGATGTTGTCTCCTTAGCCCAAGAAACCAGCAGAAGCTACTGACAACTCACCTTATCTGTAAGTTCTAGGACCACCTTCAGCATTCAGGCAAATGCTTTGAACTTTAACCAGGAAAGCCACAAAATTTCAAGTGTGGCCAAGTCCTGTGTTTGTTTCTCCTAACTAGTCGGATAATCAACTGGGCATTTACCATCATgggtacaaaaatattgagattatAATGTAAGTACCCAAGTAACCATTTTCTGATGGTAAACATGTATATTGGATGAAAAATCCCTAGTGTCTTGACGTTgaacaagcccccccccccacccccttcccgggggggggggggggggggggggggggttggctaATGATCTCTGGAGAAGGAAGAGTCAAATGTTCCCACTGCCAGGTTGGGAAGGAAGATTTATTAGGACTGAACTcctaataaaaaaggaaatagatacaCTGTCCCTCAAACCTGCAGGGAGTCTCAACCTGCTCCTGATCAACAAGATAACTAAATGCTGCCTCTCTGAGGCTCCCACAAGCTCCTCCTTTCCACCTGCTCCTGGAGTCTCACTTTCCCTATTTGGGAGGCCCTTCCACCCTTGCCACGGACTGAAATCTTTGGAGATGCTACTCTTCAACATCCTCTCACCTCCCCCTAATTGCTCTGTGTGCTCCTATTGTGATTTGACCCTCTTTCAAGACCCAGACTCATTGTGTGTGATGATGCCTTGTATACAGATATCTGTGTGTCCTTAGCCCCATGGGGATCCCCTTAGAACAGAAAACACTCACCTCTGGGGAGTTTCCAGTCTAAGAGGCaccgatacacacacacacacacacacacacacacacacacacacacagagagagagagagagagagagaaacactacCAGTGGAATAACAAGTACTTACAATCTGGTGGAATACTATCAAGTACGTTACTGggattactttatatatataaagtatattttatacagGGATGAGTTTTTTCTTGCTAATTACAGCTGCCTTCAAGTCGAAGGGACATTTCACACCtggttttgagagacaggagagaccATCTTTGGCCCCAAAAGTCAACCTGCCTCTGACTCCTGGTGAGCACCATTTTTTAGAGTGGACAAAGTGAGGGGATACTTGAGTTGTCTTTGTACTCCCTGGTGGCGATTTCCTCTCTGTGGAATGTAAATCATTTTCCACTGAAAGCCTGCTGGtgaatgaaagggaagaaacGGGGGAACCGTTATCTGCAAGGAAACAGGTGCCAAGGAAAAGGCACGGTAACCTAGAGGAAGAAACCTGACTGGCAGTTCCTCGGGCCCACAGGAAACCACGTGCGGGGCTCAGCCTCCTGCTTCCTTAGCTCTTTCCAATTCCACCTTCCAGCTCCACCTCTTAGGTTTGGGAGCTTGGCACAATGCAGTGTTCCAGGACTAAGGAAAGTCAAGTACCAGGTTGAATTCAAGACGTGAGGGCACTCTCAGTCCCTTCAGTGGTTAAGTGCCCCGCTGGGTTGCCCGGCAACTAACAGCTTCGGCGGGGGTAGAAGGCGGGTGGGACTTTGAAAGAAGAGTACCTGAATCAAGGACAAGAAAAACATGGAGTGGGAGGGAGTTTCCAAGTGTCTGGGCTTTAGAATTTACATCATCTTCCAAACTGTAGTTGCGTTTCCAGGAGCCAAGCTGCTTTTACCTTGGCTTCCGACTACGTTGGCAACAAGCTTTCTACCAGGAGCAGGGGTGCTCCTCATCCTcgtccctcctgcccttccccttgcCTCCAGGAGCCATCTTCCCGGCTCCAGAGGTACCCCAGAGGAAACGCGGGGTACTGGCCCTTTAAATGTGACCTGAGGCGGCCGGCCGACCTAAAACCGACGTGGAACCAAAAGAAAGCGGCGTCAGACACGTGGGACAAGGAGGTGTTCATTTTGGAACCGGGCAAGGAATTTTTCCGCTTTGGGCTGTACACCTTTAATATGGTCTTAGGAAAGTATCCActcttgtttgtctttttaattacttTCCCAATACCCTCGTGGTGACTCAACTCTCGAATAAAAGGGTGAAGTTTAAAATAACACTCCGGTTCCCGCTCTCGTGCCCGCATTAAAAatggccgccgccgcctcccacAACGCTGGTTGCTCTGCGAGCAAGATCCGGGAGGAAACCGTGGGAAGGCAAATGCAGTGGGGCCACAGGCGAGGTTGCTCTATAGAGGCCCGCCGGAGTCCCGAGGGCGGCTCAAGTCGGAGTTGTTGGGTTTCGCTCAGGCGGCTGTGGGAAGACGCAGCCACTTCCCCCTGCTGAGGGCCGAGGGCTCCTGCCCAGCTTGCCCTTTAGCTGCGGAGGCGGCGGAGCGGGCCCCCTGGCTGGTCATCATGTGGGCCTTCCCCGAGTTGCCGATGCCGCTGCTGGTGAATTTGTTCGGCTCGCTGCTGGGATTTGTGGCCACAGTCACCCTCATCCCCGCCTTCCGTGGCCACTTCATCGCCGCGCGTCTCTGTGGCCAGGACCTCAACAAAATCGGCCAGCAGCAAATGTGAGCGGCGGCACCCTGGTCCCGGGCGGGAggcaagggcagagggaaagggtggGCCGGGCAACGGCGGGAACCGGGGTGCCTGAGCGCAGAGACGGAACGCTAACTCCGCAGAGAGCTCCGGGCTCTGGGAGGTGAAGGGCAGAGCTAGTTAACATCGGGAAGGGATGTAGTGGTTTCGGGGACCCTCGTGTGTATCAGGCACTCCAGCACTGgtgcccttccccccttccccattAGATTGCTGTGATGCCTGCACTAGTGAGTGACCACgccccctttcctccttcctcctccccccccctcccgcccacccCTTTTGCTGCTGGGCCACAGCCCAGAGTCCCAGGGAGTGATCAGCGGTGCTGTTTTCCTTATCATCCTCTTCTGCTtcatccctttccctttcctgaaCTGCTTTGTGGAGGAGCAGTGTAAAGCCTTCCCGCACCATGAAGTAAGTGGGTGAGTGGGGGCGGTTGCTTGTTGGCTGGGGGCTGGCAGCTACTTGAGGGAGTCGGCGTTATTTGGGTTTGGGTTGAGGGGCTGAGGAACGAGCGCAAAGACAGGAATTTTTGAAAGGCGAAGTGGGAGTAGGCTTGAGCTGTGACCTGCCCGAGCCTCCCCCAGTTTGTGGCCCTGATAGGTGCGCTCCTTGCCATCTGCTGCATGATTTTCCTGGGCTTCGCGGACGATGTACTGAATCTGCGCTGGCGCCATAAGCTGCTGCTGCCTACAGCTGCCTCACTACCTCTTCTCATGGTCTATTTCACCAACTTTGGCAACACGACCGTGGTGGTGCCCAAGCCCTTCCGTCCGATTCTTGGCCTGCATCTGGACTTGGGTGAGTAACCCTGCCGCTGCTGACCCTGTGGCCTCTACTTTAGGGCACCTTACGCTGGGAGATACCTAGCAGAGCATCCTTCCTGATGCTCCAGATTCTCCCCTAAGtatccctgtcttgtccctgtgTCATCTCAGatcctttctgttgcttctgtaCTTTTTCCTCGCCACTCTTCTCTGAAGAATACCTTTAAACCCTCATTTCTATGAGTGGCACACTCCTGTCTTCTTCCCCCAGGGATCCTGTACTACGCCTACATGGGGCTGCTGGCCGTGTTCTGTACCAATGCCATCAATATCCTAGCAGGAATTAATGGCCTAGAGGCTGGCCAGTCGCTAGTCATTTCTGCTTCTATCATTGTCTTCAATCTGGTGGAGCTGGAAGGTAGGTGGGATTGGGGAGTAGGGAGAGAAGTCTGAGTGTTGAGGAACTTGCCTGATATCTGGCTTTGGGGAGGTTAGGGGAAAAAGCAATGTATTCAGATTTATTAAATGTGAGAAAAATAGCTGCCCTGTCCTTTATAGCTGGGTTGGCACTAATAGGTAGGTTATGGTCTTCTCCTATTGAACGTAAGCGATTTCACAGAACCTCGGAATCAGACAAGGGTCACTCTGTGACCATGACACagtaaaacaaaaccagattCCTCCATAACCATGTCTGAATATAGACAAACTGCAAGAACACTGTGCATTAATAAAAACGACTAAGACCTCCCTCTTCTGGCCAACATGGGCAGTTGCTGCTGCTTTCTGATAACTCAGTTCCTGCTAATTCTTAGATAAAATTAAGATACTCAATTACAGAATCACTTCTACTGACAGCACCCAGTCTAGGGCAAAGCTCTGCCTCCTTGCTTTGCCCAGAATGACTTAAATCCTATAATAGGCGCCTCTTACTGAGGCATCCCCTGGTTGCCTGTGATGTGTGGTCTCCAATGTCTCCCTTATTACAAGTCAGTAAACCCAGCTTTGACTACAGGTGTGTTTCTGGTGGTCTTTGGCTGATGGATATCAGTAAGTGCCTTTTAAAACTAAGTACTTTTAGGGGCATctaggtagctcagtaggttaagcatccgactccattttggctcaggtcatggtctcacagttcacgggatggagcctggcatcaggctctgtgctgacggtgcagagcctagttgggattctctctctccctttctgtctgctgtTTCCCTGTtggttctctcaaaataaataaacttcaaaaaaaaaaaactaaccacttaaaaaaaaatttttttttaacgtttttatttatttttgagagacagagagtgcaagctggggaggggcagagagagggagacacagaatcggaagcaggctccaggctgtgagctgtcagcacagagcccaatgtggggctcaaacttgtgaaccacgaaatcatgacctgggccgaagtcgtacactcaactgactgggccacccaggtgccccaaaaccaaCCACTTTTaaaacatgatctcatttaagcTTTGTAACATGTGGCACGTATTCTCATCAACCGTgttttacatttgaggaaactgagggttagAAAATTTAAATGGTCATGatcaaagtcacacagttaggAAGTAAAGCTGATATGTCAAACCTCGGTGTGAATGATCTAAACCCAATTGAAGACAGTAACTCATTTAGGAGGGGTTCATGAACAAGGTGGAATATTAGGAGTTGCCTGG from Panthera uncia isolate 11264 chromosome D1, Puncia_PCG_1.0, whole genome shotgun sequence harbors:
- the DPAGT1 gene encoding UDP-N-acetylglucosamine--dolichyl-phosphate N-acetylglucosaminephosphotransferase, producing MWAFPELPMPLLVNLFGSLLGFVATVTLIPAFRGHFIAARLCGQDLNKIGQQQIPESQGVISGAVFLIILFCFIPFPFLNCFVEEQCKAFPHHEFVALIGALLAICCMIFLGFADDVLNLRWRHKLLLPTAASLPLLMVYFTNFGNTTVVVPKPFRPILGLHLDLGILYYAYMGLLAVFCTNAINILAGINGLEAGQSLVISASIIVFNLVELEGDYRDDHVFSLYFMIPFFFTTLGLLYHNWYPSRVFVGDTFCYFAGMTFAVVGILGHFSKTMLLFFMPQVFNFLYSLPQLLHIIPCPRHRMPRLNTKTGKLEMSYSKFKTNSLSFLGTFILKVAESLQLVTVHQNENEDGAFTECNNMTLINLVLKVFGPMHERNLTLLLLLLQILGSAVTFSIRYQLVRLFYDV